A stretch of Telopea speciosissima isolate NSW1024214 ecotype Mountain lineage chromosome 11, Tspe_v1, whole genome shotgun sequence DNA encodes these proteins:
- the LOC122644826 gene encoding probable LRR receptor-like serine/threonine-protein kinase At3g47570, translating into MVSTFASQNLILMALQLILVFILSFGSSLRLLESVTASRRMIVGWNETDRLALLEFKKQIDDSYGALSSWNDSIHFCNWVGITCGHRHQQRVISLDLQGQGLGGNISPSIGNLTFLHFLDIASNSFHGQIPQEIGNLIRLQVIVFQNNTLEGELPTSLGNCTRLREIYFSNNNLVGKIPVEIVSSLLKLEIISIHNNGLTGELPASFGNISSIQVISMSGNKFQGGIPESFGQLKNLYFLSLSRSNLSGMFPVSLYNLSSLESIYALQNQLHGGLPRDVGLTLPNLKKLGIGQNLFSGSIPSSISNISTLQVIDLGGNNFVGPIPNNLGNLQNLRQFIIGENQCGAREADDLDFVNSLLNDTHLELLDLQYNGFQGPLPNFKANLSTQLSILILGENQISGIIPAGIENLVNLTSLAMEQNFLEGNIPSTIGKLSKLQRLFLNENRLSGQIPSSIGNITLLYELHLDANNLNASIPSSIGNCQKLQLLTLSNNSLQGSIPKPLFLISSLSVSLDLSSNSLVGSLPIELGNLKSLSTIDISQNKLSGEIPSSIGDCNSLEHLYIGGNFFEGTIPQSLTLLKGLQDLDLSHNNLLGQIPKDLQNLLALRSLNLSFNNLEGEVPTKGIFENASAILVNGNDKLCGGIEELHLPTCTNNGYMKQEKSNAFRIVLTVIGVVVGFLLISSSLTLFWIRRSRSKPPSTPLIGNQFLKLSYKDLFRATGGFSSANFIGSGGFGSVYKGIIDQDETIVAVKVLNLQNPIIYKSFMAECKALKNVRHRNLVKILTSCSSLDSKGKDFKALVYEFMSNGSLDDWLHLPMEVHNHTRNLSLLQRLNIAVDVAYALDYLHYHCYAPIVHCDLKPSNVLLDSDMIAHVGDFGLARLLLEPDDSSAQTTSTIGIKGSIGYAAPEYGIGGRATIQGDVFSYGILLLEMFIGKRPTDHMFTDDLNLHNFAKAALPVHVMQILDPTLLPKQEHREEIQGDFINKTEGPSHRTDKLQYCIMSIIEIAIRCSMESPKERMQMNDVVRELHLIKGNFLEA; encoded by the exons ATGGTTTCTACTTTTGCGTctcaaaatttgattctaaTGGCACTTCAACTTATTCTTGTTTTCATTCTCTCCTTTGGGAGCTCATTGAGGTTGTTAGAATCAGTCACCGCAAGTAGAAGGATGATCGTAGGATGGAACGAGACAGATCGACTTGCTTTGCTGGAGTTTAAGAAACAAATTGATGATTCGTATGGAGCACTAAGTTCTTGGAATGATTCCATCCATTTCTGCAACTGGGTAGGGATCACATGTGGCCATCGTCATCAACAACGGGTGATCAGCTTGGATTTACAAGGTCAGGGCTTGGGAGGTAACATTTCTCCTTCCATTGGGAATCTcacttttcttcatttcctcGACATTGCAAGCAATAGCTTCCATGGCCAAATCCCCCAAGAAATCGGTAATCTGATTCGACTACAGGTCATTGTTTTCCAAAACAACACTCTCGAAGGGGAACTTCCTACCAGCTTGGGCAACTGCACTCGTCTAAGAGAAATTTACTTCTCCAATAACAATCTTGTCGGGAAGATTCCAGTTGAAATAGTATCGTCTTTGTTGAAGTTGGAGATAATTTCTATTCATAATAATGGGTTAACAGGAGAATTACCAGCTTCTTTTGGAAACATTTCTTCCATCCAAGTTATCTCTATGAGTGGAAATAAATTCCAAGGGGGCATTCCAGAATCATTTGGTCAGCTAAAAAACTTATACTTTCTCTCACTTTCTAGAAGCAACCTATCTGGAATGTTTCCTGTCTCTCTGTATAATCTCTCATCTCTTGAATCTATTTATGCCCTGCAAAACCAACTGCATGGGGGCCTTCCACGAGACGTAGGCCTCACTCTTCCAAATCTCAAAAAACTAGGGATTGGACAAAACCTTTTCTCAGGGAGCATTCCAAGTTCCATCTCCAATATTTCAACACTCCAAGTGATTGATCTTGGTGGAAACAATTTTGTTGGACCCATCCCTAACAACTTAggaaatcttcaaaatcttcgaCAATTCATTATTGGTGAAAATCAATGTGGAGCAAGGGAAGCTGATGATTTAGATTTTGTAAATTCGTTGCTCAATGATACACATCTAGAGCTTTTGGACCTACAATATAATGGTTTTCAGGGTCCCCTTCCAAACTTTAAAGCCAATCTCTCAACACAGCTCTCAATACTTATTTTGGGAGAGAATCAAATATCTGGAATTATTCCTGCTGGGATTGAGAATCTTGTCAACTTAACCTCATTAGCCATGGAGCAGAACTTTCTCGAAGGTAATATTCCGTCTACTATAGGGAAACTCTCAAAGCTTCAAAGATTGTTCTTGAATGAAAACAGACTTTCAGGACAGATACCTTCCTCTATAGGCAATATCACTCTTTTGTATGAACTCCATTTAGATGCCAACAACTTGAATGCAAGCATTCCCTCCAGCATTGGAAATTGTCAGAAGTTGCAGCTCCTAACCCTTAGTAATAATAGCCTCCAAGGCTCAATACCCAAACCACTCTTCCTTATTTCCTCTCTATCAGTATCTCTCGACTTATCTTCTAATTCTCTGGTCGGTTCCCTACCAATTGAACTCGGTAACTTGAAGAGTCTTTCTACAATAGATATCTCCCAAAACAAGTTGTCTGGAGAAATCCCTTCCTCCATTGGTGATTGTAATAGTTTGGAACATCTTTATATAGGGGGTAATTTCTTTGAAGGAACCATTCCTCAATCTTTGACTCTTTTGAAGGGGCTTCAAGATTTAGATCTCTCACACAACAACTTATTAGGGCAAATCCCGAAAGATCTACAAAATCTTTTAGCATTGCGGAGTTTAAATTTATCCTTCAATAATCTTGAGGGAGAGGTACCAACAAAAGGAATCTTTGAAAATGCAAGTGCAATTTTGGTCAATGGAAATGATAAGCTTTGTGGGGGAATTGAAGAGTTGCATTTGCCTACATGCACAAACAATGGGTATATGAAACAAGAAAAGTCCAATGCTTTTAGAATAGTTTTGACGGTAATCGGTGTGGTTGTTGGATTTCTTCTTATATCTTCTTCTCTTACTCTGTTTTGGATAAGAAGATCAAGAAGCAAACCTCCATCTACACCATTAATCGGCAACCAATTCTTAAAGCTTTCTTACAAAGATCTCTTCCGAGCTACTGGAGGATTTTCTTCAGCTAATTTCATAGGTTCTGGTGGTTTTGGCTCTGTATACAAAGGGATTATTGACCAAGATGAAACCATTGTCGCAGTCAAGGTACTCAATCTTCAAAATCCAATAATTTACAAGAGCTTTATGGCTGAATGCAAAGCATTAAAAAATGTTCGGCATCGAAATCTTGTCAAGATTTTAACTTCCTGCTCAAGTCTTGATTCAAAAGGCAAGGATTTCAAAGCCCTTGTTTATGAGTTCATGTCCAATGGGAGTCTCGATGATTGGTTGCATCTGCCGATGGAGGTGCATAATCATACAAGGAATTTAAGCCTTCTTCAAAGATTAAACATCGCAGTTGATGTCGCTTATGCATTGGATTACCTTCATTACCACTGTTATGCGCCAATTGTTCATTGTGACTTGAAGCCAAGTAATGTTCTACTTGACAGTGATATGATTGCACATGTTGGTGATTTTGGTTTGGCGAGGCTACTTTTAGAACCTGATGACAGTTCAGCCCAGACTACTAGTACCATTGGGATAAAAGGATCTATTGGCTATGCTGCTCCAG AATATGGCATAGGGGGAAGGGCAACTATACAAGGGGATGTGTTTAGCTATGGGATCCTTCTATTGGAAATGTTCATAGGAAAAAGGCCAACAGATCATATGTTTACTGATGACTTAAATCTACATAACTTTGCAAAGGCAGCTTTACCTGTACATGTGATGCAAATTTTAGATCCAACACTCCTACCCAAGCAAGAACATCGAGAAGAAATTCAAGGGGATTTCATCAACAAAACTGAAGGTCCTAGTCATAGGACAGATAAATTGCAATATTGCATTATGtcaataattgaaattgcaATCCGGTGCTCCATGGAATCACCAAAAGAACGTATGCAAATGAATGATGTTGTGAGAGAACTACATTTAATCAAGGGAAACTTTCTTGAAGCATGA